The following proteins are encoded in a genomic region of Cricetulus griseus strain 17A/GY chromosome 7, alternate assembly CriGri-PICRH-1.0, whole genome shotgun sequence:
- the Tmem175 gene encoding endosomal/lysosomal potassium channel TMEM175 isoform X1 has protein sequence MSRPQTEEQAVDSEGDSSLHRRDEEGTQSSHRMLGFSDALLSIIATVMILPVTHTEISPEQQFDKSIQKLLATRIAVYLMTFLIVTVAWAAHTRLFQVVGKIDDTLALLNLACMMTITLLPYTFSLMVTFPDVPLGIFLFCVCVIAIGSVQALIVGYAFHFPHLLNLQIQCSTYRAQSRRHILRLVLRGPALCFVAAVFSLFFFPLSYVLMVTVIFLPHISKATTWCKDKLMGHRESPAHNVEPFSIDLHAPLSKERVEAFSDGVYAIVATLLILDICEDNVPDPKDVQEKFSGSLVAALGAYGPQFLAYFGSFATVGLLWFAHHSLFLHVRKATQTMGLLNILSLAFVGGLPLAYQQTSAFARQPRDELERVRVSCAIIFFASIFQFAIWTAALLHQTETLQPAVRFGGQEHAFMFAKLALYPCASLLAFAATCLLSRFSTAIFHLMQIAVPFAFLLLRLLVRLTLAALQVLWNLRPEHPQPGQGEPEAQSQLLPAPC, from the exons ATGTCCAGACCCCAGACCGAGGAGCAGGCAGTGGATTCCGAGGGAGACTCATCCCTACACAGGAGAGATGAAGAGGGGACCCAGAGCTCCCACCGCATGCTGGGCTTTAGTGATGCACTGCTATCCATCATTGCCACTGTCATG ATCCTGCCTGTGACCCACACAGAGATCTCACCAGAACAG CAGTTTGACAAGAGTATACAGAAACTTCTAGCAACTAGGATTGCTGTCTACCTGATGACATTTCTAATCGTAACTGTGGCATGGGCAGCACATACCAG ATTGTTCCAGGTTGTTGGGAAAATAGATGATACACTTGCCTTGCTCAACCTG GCCTGTATGATGACCATCACCCTTCTGCCCTACACA TTTTCTCTAATGGTGACGTTCCCTGATGTGCCCCTGGGTATCTTCCTGTTCTGCGTATGTGTGATTGCCATTGGATCTGTGCAG GCACTGATTGTGGGGTATGCTTTCCACTTCCCACACCTGCTAAATCTACAGATCCAGTGCTCTACATACAGGGCCCAGTCCCGACGGCACATCCTGCGCCTAGTCCTCCGTGGCCCAGCACTGTGTTTTGTTGCAGCtgtcttttccctctttttcttccccttg TCCTATGTGCTGATGGTGACTGTCATCTTCCTCCCTCATATCAGCAAGGCTACCACCTGGTGCAAAGACAAGCTCATGG GCCACAGGGAGTCTCCAGCTCACAATGTGGAGCCCTTCAGTATTGATCTGCATGCACCTCTCAGCAAAGAGCGGGTGGAAGCTTTCAGCGACGGTGTCTATGCCATTGTGGCTACGCTCCTCATCCTGGACATCTG TGAGGACAACGTTCCGGATCCCAAGGATGTACAAGAGAAATTCAGTGGCAGCCTTGTGGCTGCCCTGGGTGCATATGGGCCGCAATTCCTGGCGTACTTCGGCTCCTTCGCCACAGTGGGTCTGCTCTGGTTTGCCCATCATTCACTCTTCCTGCATGTCCGGAAGGCTACACAGACCATGGGGCTACTCAACATACTGTCACTGGCCTTTGTGGGTGGCCTCCCTCTGGCCTACCAACAGACCTCAGCTTTTGCCCGACAACCCCGTGATGAACTTGAGCGTGTGCGTGTCAGCTGCGCCATCATCTTCTTTGCCAGCATCTTCCAGTTTGCCATCTGGACTGCAGCCCTGCTGCACCAAACAGAAACACTGCAGCCAGCTGTGCGATTTGGTGGGCAGGAGCATGCTTTCATGTTTGCCAAGCTTGCACTGTACCCCTGTGCAAGCCTGCTGGCCTTTGCTGCCACCTGCCTGCTGAGCCGCTTCAGCACAGCCATCTTCCACCTCATGCAGATTGCAGTGCCCTTTGCCTTCCTGCTGCTCCGGCTCCTTGTGCGCCTTACCCTGGCGGCCCTTCAAGTCCTATGGAACCTCCGGCCAGAGCACCCTCAACCAGGCCAGGGTGAACCTGAGGCACAGTCTCAGCTCTTGCCTGCCCCCTGCTAA
- the Tmem175 gene encoding endosomal/lysosomal potassium channel TMEM175 isoform X6 encodes MSRPQTEEQAVDSEGDSSLHRRDEEGTQSSHRMLGFSDALLSIIATVMILPVTHTEISPEQQFDKSIQKLLATRIAVYLMTFLIVTVAWAAHTRLFQVVGKIDDTLALLNLACMMTITLLPYTSYVLMVTVIFLPHISKATTWCKDKLMGHRESPAHNVEPFSIDLHAPLSKERVEAFSDGVYAIVATLLILDICEDNVPDPKDVQEKFSGSLVAALGAYGPQFLAYFGSFATVGLLWFAHHSLFLHVRKATQTMGLLNILSLAFVGGLPLAYQQTSAFARQPRDELERVRVSCAIIFFASIFQFAIWTAALLHQTETLQPAVRFGGQEHAFMFAKLALYPCASLLAFAATCLLSRFSTAIFHLMQIAVPFAFLLLRLLVRLTLAALQVLWNLRPEHPQPGQGEPEAQSQLLPAPC; translated from the exons ATGTCCAGACCCCAGACCGAGGAGCAGGCAGTGGATTCCGAGGGAGACTCATCCCTACACAGGAGAGATGAAGAGGGGACCCAGAGCTCCCACCGCATGCTGGGCTTTAGTGATGCACTGCTATCCATCATTGCCACTGTCATG ATCCTGCCTGTGACCCACACAGAGATCTCACCAGAACAG CAGTTTGACAAGAGTATACAGAAACTTCTAGCAACTAGGATTGCTGTCTACCTGATGACATTTCTAATCGTAACTGTGGCATGGGCAGCACATACCAG ATTGTTCCAGGTTGTTGGGAAAATAGATGATACACTTGCCTTGCTCAACCTG GCCTGTATGATGACCATCACCCTTCTGCCCTACACA TCCTATGTGCTGATGGTGACTGTCATCTTCCTCCCTCATATCAGCAAGGCTACCACCTGGTGCAAAGACAAGCTCATGG GCCACAGGGAGTCTCCAGCTCACAATGTGGAGCCCTTCAGTATTGATCTGCATGCACCTCTCAGCAAAGAGCGGGTGGAAGCTTTCAGCGACGGTGTCTATGCCATTGTGGCTACGCTCCTCATCCTGGACATCTG TGAGGACAACGTTCCGGATCCCAAGGATGTACAAGAGAAATTCAGTGGCAGCCTTGTGGCTGCCCTGGGTGCATATGGGCCGCAATTCCTGGCGTACTTCGGCTCCTTCGCCACAGTGGGTCTGCTCTGGTTTGCCCATCATTCACTCTTCCTGCATGTCCGGAAGGCTACACAGACCATGGGGCTACTCAACATACTGTCACTGGCCTTTGTGGGTGGCCTCCCTCTGGCCTACCAACAGACCTCAGCTTTTGCCCGACAACCCCGTGATGAACTTGAGCGTGTGCGTGTCAGCTGCGCCATCATCTTCTTTGCCAGCATCTTCCAGTTTGCCATCTGGACTGCAGCCCTGCTGCACCAAACAGAAACACTGCAGCCAGCTGTGCGATTTGGTGGGCAGGAGCATGCTTTCATGTTTGCCAAGCTTGCACTGTACCCCTGTGCAAGCCTGCTGGCCTTTGCTGCCACCTGCCTGCTGAGCCGCTTCAGCACAGCCATCTTCCACCTCATGCAGATTGCAGTGCCCTTTGCCTTCCTGCTGCTCCGGCTCCTTGTGCGCCTTACCCTGGCGGCCCTTCAAGTCCTATGGAACCTCCGGCCAGAGCACCCTCAACCAGGCCAGGGTGAACCTGAGGCACAGTCTCAGCTCTTGCCTGCCCCCTGCTAA
- the Tmem175 gene encoding endosomal/lysosomal potassium channel TMEM175 isoform X2 → MSRPQTEEQAVDSEGDSSLHRRDEEGTQSSHRMLGFSDALLSIIATVMILPVTHTEISPEQFDKSIQKLLATRIAVYLMTFLIVTVAWAAHTRLFQVVGKIDDTLALLNLACMMTITLLPYTFSLMVTFPDVPLGIFLFCVCVIAIGSVQALIVGYAFHFPHLLNLQIQCSTYRAQSRRHILRLVLRGPALCFVAAVFSLFFFPLSYVLMVTVIFLPHISKATTWCKDKLMGHRESPAHNVEPFSIDLHAPLSKERVEAFSDGVYAIVATLLILDICEDNVPDPKDVQEKFSGSLVAALGAYGPQFLAYFGSFATVGLLWFAHHSLFLHVRKATQTMGLLNILSLAFVGGLPLAYQQTSAFARQPRDELERVRVSCAIIFFASIFQFAIWTAALLHQTETLQPAVRFGGQEHAFMFAKLALYPCASLLAFAATCLLSRFSTAIFHLMQIAVPFAFLLLRLLVRLTLAALQVLWNLRPEHPQPGQGEPEAQSQLLPAPC, encoded by the exons ATGTCCAGACCCCAGACCGAGGAGCAGGCAGTGGATTCCGAGGGAGACTCATCCCTACACAGGAGAGATGAAGAGGGGACCCAGAGCTCCCACCGCATGCTGGGCTTTAGTGATGCACTGCTATCCATCATTGCCACTGTCATG ATCCTGCCTGTGACCCACACAGAGATCTCACCAGAACAG TTTGACAAGAGTATACAGAAACTTCTAGCAACTAGGATTGCTGTCTACCTGATGACATTTCTAATCGTAACTGTGGCATGGGCAGCACATACCAG ATTGTTCCAGGTTGTTGGGAAAATAGATGATACACTTGCCTTGCTCAACCTG GCCTGTATGATGACCATCACCCTTCTGCCCTACACA TTTTCTCTAATGGTGACGTTCCCTGATGTGCCCCTGGGTATCTTCCTGTTCTGCGTATGTGTGATTGCCATTGGATCTGTGCAG GCACTGATTGTGGGGTATGCTTTCCACTTCCCACACCTGCTAAATCTACAGATCCAGTGCTCTACATACAGGGCCCAGTCCCGACGGCACATCCTGCGCCTAGTCCTCCGTGGCCCAGCACTGTGTTTTGTTGCAGCtgtcttttccctctttttcttccccttg TCCTATGTGCTGATGGTGACTGTCATCTTCCTCCCTCATATCAGCAAGGCTACCACCTGGTGCAAAGACAAGCTCATGG GCCACAGGGAGTCTCCAGCTCACAATGTGGAGCCCTTCAGTATTGATCTGCATGCACCTCTCAGCAAAGAGCGGGTGGAAGCTTTCAGCGACGGTGTCTATGCCATTGTGGCTACGCTCCTCATCCTGGACATCTG TGAGGACAACGTTCCGGATCCCAAGGATGTACAAGAGAAATTCAGTGGCAGCCTTGTGGCTGCCCTGGGTGCATATGGGCCGCAATTCCTGGCGTACTTCGGCTCCTTCGCCACAGTGGGTCTGCTCTGGTTTGCCCATCATTCACTCTTCCTGCATGTCCGGAAGGCTACACAGACCATGGGGCTACTCAACATACTGTCACTGGCCTTTGTGGGTGGCCTCCCTCTGGCCTACCAACAGACCTCAGCTTTTGCCCGACAACCCCGTGATGAACTTGAGCGTGTGCGTGTCAGCTGCGCCATCATCTTCTTTGCCAGCATCTTCCAGTTTGCCATCTGGACTGCAGCCCTGCTGCACCAAACAGAAACACTGCAGCCAGCTGTGCGATTTGGTGGGCAGGAGCATGCTTTCATGTTTGCCAAGCTTGCACTGTACCCCTGTGCAAGCCTGCTGGCCTTTGCTGCCACCTGCCTGCTGAGCCGCTTCAGCACAGCCATCTTCCACCTCATGCAGATTGCAGTGCCCTTTGCCTTCCTGCTGCTCCGGCTCCTTGTGCGCCTTACCCTGGCGGCCCTTCAAGTCCTATGGAACCTCCGGCCAGAGCACCCTCAACCAGGCCAGGGTGAACCTGAGGCACAGTCTCAGCTCTTGCCTGCCCCCTGCTAA
- the Tmem175 gene encoding endosomal/lysosomal potassium channel TMEM175 isoform X4 yields the protein MSRPQTEEQAVDSEGDSSLHRRDEEGTQSSHRMLGFSDALLSIIATVMILPVTHTEISPEQQFDKSIQKLLATRIAVYLMTFLIVTVAWAAHTRLFQVVGKIDDTLALLNLACMMTITLLPYTFSLMVTFPDVPLGIFLFCVCVIAIGSVQSYVLMVTVIFLPHISKATTWCKDKLMGHRESPAHNVEPFSIDLHAPLSKERVEAFSDGVYAIVATLLILDICEDNVPDPKDVQEKFSGSLVAALGAYGPQFLAYFGSFATVGLLWFAHHSLFLHVRKATQTMGLLNILSLAFVGGLPLAYQQTSAFARQPRDELERVRVSCAIIFFASIFQFAIWTAALLHQTETLQPAVRFGGQEHAFMFAKLALYPCASLLAFAATCLLSRFSTAIFHLMQIAVPFAFLLLRLLVRLTLAALQVLWNLRPEHPQPGQGEPEAQSQLLPAPC from the exons ATGTCCAGACCCCAGACCGAGGAGCAGGCAGTGGATTCCGAGGGAGACTCATCCCTACACAGGAGAGATGAAGAGGGGACCCAGAGCTCCCACCGCATGCTGGGCTTTAGTGATGCACTGCTATCCATCATTGCCACTGTCATG ATCCTGCCTGTGACCCACACAGAGATCTCACCAGAACAG CAGTTTGACAAGAGTATACAGAAACTTCTAGCAACTAGGATTGCTGTCTACCTGATGACATTTCTAATCGTAACTGTGGCATGGGCAGCACATACCAG ATTGTTCCAGGTTGTTGGGAAAATAGATGATACACTTGCCTTGCTCAACCTG GCCTGTATGATGACCATCACCCTTCTGCCCTACACA TTTTCTCTAATGGTGACGTTCCCTGATGTGCCCCTGGGTATCTTCCTGTTCTGCGTATGTGTGATTGCCATTGGATCTGTGCAG TCCTATGTGCTGATGGTGACTGTCATCTTCCTCCCTCATATCAGCAAGGCTACCACCTGGTGCAAAGACAAGCTCATGG GCCACAGGGAGTCTCCAGCTCACAATGTGGAGCCCTTCAGTATTGATCTGCATGCACCTCTCAGCAAAGAGCGGGTGGAAGCTTTCAGCGACGGTGTCTATGCCATTGTGGCTACGCTCCTCATCCTGGACATCTG TGAGGACAACGTTCCGGATCCCAAGGATGTACAAGAGAAATTCAGTGGCAGCCTTGTGGCTGCCCTGGGTGCATATGGGCCGCAATTCCTGGCGTACTTCGGCTCCTTCGCCACAGTGGGTCTGCTCTGGTTTGCCCATCATTCACTCTTCCTGCATGTCCGGAAGGCTACACAGACCATGGGGCTACTCAACATACTGTCACTGGCCTTTGTGGGTGGCCTCCCTCTGGCCTACCAACAGACCTCAGCTTTTGCCCGACAACCCCGTGATGAACTTGAGCGTGTGCGTGTCAGCTGCGCCATCATCTTCTTTGCCAGCATCTTCCAGTTTGCCATCTGGACTGCAGCCCTGCTGCACCAAACAGAAACACTGCAGCCAGCTGTGCGATTTGGTGGGCAGGAGCATGCTTTCATGTTTGCCAAGCTTGCACTGTACCCCTGTGCAAGCCTGCTGGCCTTTGCTGCCACCTGCCTGCTGAGCCGCTTCAGCACAGCCATCTTCCACCTCATGCAGATTGCAGTGCCCTTTGCCTTCCTGCTGCTCCGGCTCCTTGTGCGCCTTACCCTGGCGGCCCTTCAAGTCCTATGGAACCTCCGGCCAGAGCACCCTCAACCAGGCCAGGGTGAACCTGAGGCACAGTCTCAGCTCTTGCCTGCCCCCTGCTAA
- the Tmem175 gene encoding endosomal/lysosomal potassium channel TMEM175 isoform X3, with translation MSRPQTEEQAVDSEGDSSLHRRDEEGTQSSHRMLGFSDALLSIIATVMILPVTHTEISPEQQFDKSIQKLLATRIAVYLMTFLIVTVAWAAHTRLFQVVGKIDDTLALLNLACMMTITLLPYTALIVGYAFHFPHLLNLQIQCSTYRAQSRRHILRLVLRGPALCFVAAVFSLFFFPLSYVLMVTVIFLPHISKATTWCKDKLMGHRESPAHNVEPFSIDLHAPLSKERVEAFSDGVYAIVATLLILDICEDNVPDPKDVQEKFSGSLVAALGAYGPQFLAYFGSFATVGLLWFAHHSLFLHVRKATQTMGLLNILSLAFVGGLPLAYQQTSAFARQPRDELERVRVSCAIIFFASIFQFAIWTAALLHQTETLQPAVRFGGQEHAFMFAKLALYPCASLLAFAATCLLSRFSTAIFHLMQIAVPFAFLLLRLLVRLTLAALQVLWNLRPEHPQPGQGEPEAQSQLLPAPC, from the exons ATGTCCAGACCCCAGACCGAGGAGCAGGCAGTGGATTCCGAGGGAGACTCATCCCTACACAGGAGAGATGAAGAGGGGACCCAGAGCTCCCACCGCATGCTGGGCTTTAGTGATGCACTGCTATCCATCATTGCCACTGTCATG ATCCTGCCTGTGACCCACACAGAGATCTCACCAGAACAG CAGTTTGACAAGAGTATACAGAAACTTCTAGCAACTAGGATTGCTGTCTACCTGATGACATTTCTAATCGTAACTGTGGCATGGGCAGCACATACCAG ATTGTTCCAGGTTGTTGGGAAAATAGATGATACACTTGCCTTGCTCAACCTG GCCTGTATGATGACCATCACCCTTCTGCCCTACACA GCACTGATTGTGGGGTATGCTTTCCACTTCCCACACCTGCTAAATCTACAGATCCAGTGCTCTACATACAGGGCCCAGTCCCGACGGCACATCCTGCGCCTAGTCCTCCGTGGCCCAGCACTGTGTTTTGTTGCAGCtgtcttttccctctttttcttccccttg TCCTATGTGCTGATGGTGACTGTCATCTTCCTCCCTCATATCAGCAAGGCTACCACCTGGTGCAAAGACAAGCTCATGG GCCACAGGGAGTCTCCAGCTCACAATGTGGAGCCCTTCAGTATTGATCTGCATGCACCTCTCAGCAAAGAGCGGGTGGAAGCTTTCAGCGACGGTGTCTATGCCATTGTGGCTACGCTCCTCATCCTGGACATCTG TGAGGACAACGTTCCGGATCCCAAGGATGTACAAGAGAAATTCAGTGGCAGCCTTGTGGCTGCCCTGGGTGCATATGGGCCGCAATTCCTGGCGTACTTCGGCTCCTTCGCCACAGTGGGTCTGCTCTGGTTTGCCCATCATTCACTCTTCCTGCATGTCCGGAAGGCTACACAGACCATGGGGCTACTCAACATACTGTCACTGGCCTTTGTGGGTGGCCTCCCTCTGGCCTACCAACAGACCTCAGCTTTTGCCCGACAACCCCGTGATGAACTTGAGCGTGTGCGTGTCAGCTGCGCCATCATCTTCTTTGCCAGCATCTTCCAGTTTGCCATCTGGACTGCAGCCCTGCTGCACCAAACAGAAACACTGCAGCCAGCTGTGCGATTTGGTGGGCAGGAGCATGCTTTCATGTTTGCCAAGCTTGCACTGTACCCCTGTGCAAGCCTGCTGGCCTTTGCTGCCACCTGCCTGCTGAGCCGCTTCAGCACAGCCATCTTCCACCTCATGCAGATTGCAGTGCCCTTTGCCTTCCTGCTGCTCCGGCTCCTTGTGCGCCTTACCCTGGCGGCCCTTCAAGTCCTATGGAACCTCCGGCCAGAGCACCCTCAACCAGGCCAGGGTGAACCTGAGGCACAGTCTCAGCTCTTGCCTGCCCCCTGCTAA
- the Tmem175 gene encoding endosomal/lysosomal potassium channel TMEM175 isoform X5: protein MTFLIVTVAWAAHTRLFQVVGKIDDTLALLNLACMMTITLLPYTFSLMVTFPDVPLGIFLFCVCVIAIGSVQALIVGYAFHFPHLLNLQIQCSTYRAQSRRHILRLVLRGPALCFVAAVFSLFFFPLSYVLMVTVIFLPHISKATTWCKDKLMGHRESPAHNVEPFSIDLHAPLSKERVEAFSDGVYAIVATLLILDICEDNVPDPKDVQEKFSGSLVAALGAYGPQFLAYFGSFATVGLLWFAHHSLFLHVRKATQTMGLLNILSLAFVGGLPLAYQQTSAFARQPRDELERVRVSCAIIFFASIFQFAIWTAALLHQTETLQPAVRFGGQEHAFMFAKLALYPCASLLAFAATCLLSRFSTAIFHLMQIAVPFAFLLLRLLVRLTLAALQVLWNLRPEHPQPGQGEPEAQSQLLPAPC, encoded by the exons ATGACATTTCTAATCGTAACTGTGGCATGGGCAGCACATACCAG ATTGTTCCAGGTTGTTGGGAAAATAGATGATACACTTGCCTTGCTCAACCTG GCCTGTATGATGACCATCACCCTTCTGCCCTACACA TTTTCTCTAATGGTGACGTTCCCTGATGTGCCCCTGGGTATCTTCCTGTTCTGCGTATGTGTGATTGCCATTGGATCTGTGCAG GCACTGATTGTGGGGTATGCTTTCCACTTCCCACACCTGCTAAATCTACAGATCCAGTGCTCTACATACAGGGCCCAGTCCCGACGGCACATCCTGCGCCTAGTCCTCCGTGGCCCAGCACTGTGTTTTGTTGCAGCtgtcttttccctctttttcttccccttg TCCTATGTGCTGATGGTGACTGTCATCTTCCTCCCTCATATCAGCAAGGCTACCACCTGGTGCAAAGACAAGCTCATGG GCCACAGGGAGTCTCCAGCTCACAATGTGGAGCCCTTCAGTATTGATCTGCATGCACCTCTCAGCAAAGAGCGGGTGGAAGCTTTCAGCGACGGTGTCTATGCCATTGTGGCTACGCTCCTCATCCTGGACATCTG TGAGGACAACGTTCCGGATCCCAAGGATGTACAAGAGAAATTCAGTGGCAGCCTTGTGGCTGCCCTGGGTGCATATGGGCCGCAATTCCTGGCGTACTTCGGCTCCTTCGCCACAGTGGGTCTGCTCTGGTTTGCCCATCATTCACTCTTCCTGCATGTCCGGAAGGCTACACAGACCATGGGGCTACTCAACATACTGTCACTGGCCTTTGTGGGTGGCCTCCCTCTGGCCTACCAACAGACCTCAGCTTTTGCCCGACAACCCCGTGATGAACTTGAGCGTGTGCGTGTCAGCTGCGCCATCATCTTCTTTGCCAGCATCTTCCAGTTTGCCATCTGGACTGCAGCCCTGCTGCACCAAACAGAAACACTGCAGCCAGCTGTGCGATTTGGTGGGCAGGAGCATGCTTTCATGTTTGCCAAGCTTGCACTGTACCCCTGTGCAAGCCTGCTGGCCTTTGCTGCCACCTGCCTGCTGAGCCGCTTCAGCACAGCCATCTTCCACCTCATGCAGATTGCAGTGCCCTTTGCCTTCCTGCTGCTCCGGCTCCTTGTGCGCCTTACCCTGGCGGCCCTTCAAGTCCTATGGAACCTCCGGCCAGAGCACCCTCAACCAGGCCAGGGTGAACCTGAGGCACAGTCTCAGCTCTTGCCTGCCCCCTGCTAA
- the Tmem175 gene encoding endosomal/lysosomal potassium channel TMEM175 isoform X7 — MGSTYQACMMTITLLPYTFSLMVTFPDVPLGIFLFCVCVIAIGSVQALIVGYAFHFPHLLNLQIQCSTYRAQSRRHILRLVLRGPALCFVAAVFSLFFFPLSYVLMVTVIFLPHISKATTWCKDKLMGHRESPAHNVEPFSIDLHAPLSKERVEAFSDGVYAIVATLLILDICEDNVPDPKDVQEKFSGSLVAALGAYGPQFLAYFGSFATVGLLWFAHHSLFLHVRKATQTMGLLNILSLAFVGGLPLAYQQTSAFARQPRDELERVRVSCAIIFFASIFQFAIWTAALLHQTETLQPAVRFGGQEHAFMFAKLALYPCASLLAFAATCLLSRFSTAIFHLMQIAVPFAFLLLRLLVRLTLAALQVLWNLRPEHPQPGQGEPEAQSQLLPAPC; from the exons ATGGGCAGCACATACCAG GCCTGTATGATGACCATCACCCTTCTGCCCTACACA TTTTCTCTAATGGTGACGTTCCCTGATGTGCCCCTGGGTATCTTCCTGTTCTGCGTATGTGTGATTGCCATTGGATCTGTGCAG GCACTGATTGTGGGGTATGCTTTCCACTTCCCACACCTGCTAAATCTACAGATCCAGTGCTCTACATACAGGGCCCAGTCCCGACGGCACATCCTGCGCCTAGTCCTCCGTGGCCCAGCACTGTGTTTTGTTGCAGCtgtcttttccctctttttcttccccttg TCCTATGTGCTGATGGTGACTGTCATCTTCCTCCCTCATATCAGCAAGGCTACCACCTGGTGCAAAGACAAGCTCATGG GCCACAGGGAGTCTCCAGCTCACAATGTGGAGCCCTTCAGTATTGATCTGCATGCACCTCTCAGCAAAGAGCGGGTGGAAGCTTTCAGCGACGGTGTCTATGCCATTGTGGCTACGCTCCTCATCCTGGACATCTG TGAGGACAACGTTCCGGATCCCAAGGATGTACAAGAGAAATTCAGTGGCAGCCTTGTGGCTGCCCTGGGTGCATATGGGCCGCAATTCCTGGCGTACTTCGGCTCCTTCGCCACAGTGGGTCTGCTCTGGTTTGCCCATCATTCACTCTTCCTGCATGTCCGGAAGGCTACACAGACCATGGGGCTACTCAACATACTGTCACTGGCCTTTGTGGGTGGCCTCCCTCTGGCCTACCAACAGACCTCAGCTTTTGCCCGACAACCCCGTGATGAACTTGAGCGTGTGCGTGTCAGCTGCGCCATCATCTTCTTTGCCAGCATCTTCCAGTTTGCCATCTGGACTGCAGCCCTGCTGCACCAAACAGAAACACTGCAGCCAGCTGTGCGATTTGGTGGGCAGGAGCATGCTTTCATGTTTGCCAAGCTTGCACTGTACCCCTGTGCAAGCCTGCTGGCCTTTGCTGCCACCTGCCTGCTGAGCCGCTTCAGCACAGCCATCTTCCACCTCATGCAGATTGCAGTGCCCTTTGCCTTCCTGCTGCTCCGGCTCCTTGTGCGCCTTACCCTGGCGGCCCTTCAAGTCCTATGGAACCTCCGGCCAGAGCACCCTCAACCAGGCCAGGGTGAACCTGAGGCACAGTCTCAGCTCTTGCCTGCCCCCTGCTAA